The Anaerohalosphaeraceae bacterium genome includes a window with the following:
- a CDS encoding DegT/DnrJ/EryC1/StrS family aminotransferase gives MEFRVPLSRPDVNESDIQAVVEVLRSPYLSLGPKVREFEECFERYVGRRHAVAVNSGTSGLFLCMKAMGLGPGDEVITTPFTFIATVTTILMTGATPVFADIDPVTLNLDVKEVEKKITPRTKAIVPVEVFGNPAGMDKICELAKAHRLEVVEDCCEALGSELNGRKAGTFGRVGVFAFYPNKQMTTGEGGMIVTDDEEIARLCISLRNQGRGSGGGWLAHERLGYNYRLSDINCALGVSQVRRIEEFVRKRQQVAQMYLERLANEKRIVLPQVPGGARMSWFVFVIRLADVYRPEQRNEVLNRLMERGIQVSNYFPPVYLQPFLAKALGHKSGDFPVTDHISARTIALPFHNNLSRGEVELVCSELQDILDHLN, from the coding sequence AGTCCCTATTTGTCGCTGGGGCCGAAGGTGCGGGAGTTTGAGGAGTGTTTTGAACGGTATGTAGGCCGGCGCCATGCGGTGGCGGTCAACAGCGGCACCAGCGGGTTGTTTTTATGTATGAAGGCGATGGGCCTGGGGCCGGGCGATGAGGTGATTACGACACCATTTACGTTTATTGCCACCGTGACCACGATTCTGATGACCGGTGCGACGCCGGTGTTTGCCGATATTGACCCGGTCACGCTGAATCTGGATGTAAAGGAGGTTGAAAAGAAAATAACCCCTCGAACAAAAGCCATTGTTCCGGTGGAGGTATTCGGCAATCCGGCGGGGATGGATAAGATTTGCGAGTTGGCAAAAGCCCACAGGCTGGAGGTGGTGGAGGATTGCTGCGAGGCCCTCGGGTCGGAATTGAACGGACGAAAAGCAGGTACCTTCGGACGGGTGGGGGTCTTTGCGTTTTATCCCAATAAGCAGATGACGACCGGCGAAGGAGGAATGATTGTGACGGATGATGAGGAAATCGCCCGCTTGTGCATTTCGCTTCGCAATCAGGGGCGGGGAAGCGGGGGGGGCTGGCTGGCCCATGAGCGGCTCGGCTACAATTACCGCCTCAGCGATATTAACTGTGCCCTGGGTGTTTCTCAGGTCAGGCGGATCGAAGAGTTTGTGCGCAAGCGTCAGCAGGTAGCCCAGATGTATCTGGAGCGGCTGGCGAATGAAAAACGCATTGTTCTCCCGCAGGTTCCCGGCGGGGCGAGGATGAGCTGGTTTGTGTTTGTGATTCGTCTGGCGGATGTCTACCGACCCGAGCAGCGCAACGAAGTGCTCAACCGGCTAATGGAACGGGGGATTCAGGTGAGCAACTATTTTCCGCCGGTGTATCTGCAGCCGTTTCTCGCCAAAGCCCTCGGACACAAGAGCGGGGATTTCCCCGTAACGGACCATATCAGCGCCCGCACCATCGCACTGCCGTTTCATAACAATCTGAGCCGCGGAGAGGTCGAGCTGGTCTGTTCAGAGCTGCAGGATATTCTGGATCATCTGAATTGA